From Eptesicus fuscus isolate TK198812 chromosome 22, DD_ASM_mEF_20220401, whole genome shotgun sequence, a single genomic window includes:
- the LOC103289944 gene encoding histidine protein methyltransferase 1 homolog — translation MTFQFNFTIHDHLENELTPPGDGTLTPNSSKESSVSESQKGKHKDTKCSTEQSVLPPNHSWGPKSVGHAAPSQDTCNSLNAAHSSGNLEPHEKQPCLRLAKEHAVPKDLKKVLENKVIETLPGLQHVNISVVKTILLKENFPGENIVSKTFSSHSDLITGVYEGGLKIWECTFDLLAYFTKAQVKFAGGKVLDLGCGSGLLGLIALKGGAKEVHFQDYNSLVIDEVTLPNVAANSTLEDEENDGNELDVKRCRKSKVAQKLGQCRFFSGEWSKFCKLVTSEKHFEKYDLILTSETIYNPDYYGTLHQTFLQLLGKNGRVLLASKAHYFGVGGGVHLFQKFVEERNVFKTRTLEIIDEGLKRFLIEMTFKYPS, via the coding sequence ATGACCTTCCAATTTAATTTCACTATACATGACCATCTGGAAAATGAATTAACGCCCCCTGGAGATGGAACTTTGACCCCAAATTCCTCAAAAGAGTCTTCAGTCTCAGAAAGTCAAAAAGGTAAACACAAGGACACAAAATGTTCTACAGAACAGTCTGTCTTGCCTCCGAATCACTCGTGGGGACCTAAGTCAGTGGGACATGCAGCTCCCTCCCAAGACACATGCAACTCACTCAATGCAGCTCACAGTTCAGGGAACTTAGAGCCTCATGAAAAACAGCCTTGCTTGAGACTTGCCAAAGAGCATGCTGTGCCTAAAGATTTAAAGAAAGTGTTAGAAAATAAAGTCATAGAAACATTACCAGGTCTCCAGCACGTTAACATATCGGTAGTGAAAACCATCCTGTTGAAAGAGAACTTCCCTGGAGAAAACATCGTTTCAAAAACCTTTTCGTCGCACTCTGATCTGATTACCGGTGTTTATGAAGGAGGTTTAAAAATCTGGGAATGTACCTTTGAcctcctggcttatttcacaaagGCCCAAGTGAAATTTGCTGGGGGAAAAGTGTTGGATCTTGGCTGTGGATCAGGGTTGCTGGGTTTAATTGCACTCAAGGGAGGGGCCAAAGAAGTTCATTTTCAAGATTATAACAGTTTGGTGATCGATGAAGTAACTTTACCTAATGTGGCGGCTAACTCCACTTtggaagatgaagaaaatgatgGAAATGAGCTGGACGTGAAAAGATGCAGGAAATCAAAAGTAGCACAAAAACTAGGTCAATGCCGGTTCTTTTCTGGGGAGTGGTCTAAGTTTTGTAAGCTTGTAACCAGTgaaaaacactttgaaaaatatGATCTCATTCTCACCTCAGAAACGATTTACAATCCGGATTACTATGGTACTTTGCACCAAACATTCCTTCAATTGTTAGGTAAAAATGGGCGGGTGCTTTTGGCCAGCAAAGCACATTATTTTGGTGTAGGTGGAGGTGTTCATCTCTTTCAGAAGTTTGTAGAAGAAAGGAATGTATTTAAGACTAGAACACTTGAAATAATTGATGAAGGACTAAAAAGATTCCTAATTGAAATGACTTTTAAGTATCCTAGTTAA